The Rhinoraja longicauda isolate Sanriku21f chromosome 19, sRhiLon1.1, whole genome shotgun sequence genome includes a window with the following:
- the LOC144602616 gene encoding zinc-binding protein A33-like yields MASKDKVESLTEEAVCPICLDFFTDPVILECGHNFCRSCITQSWGRERTNSCPECREEFADRTLKVNRALARLSEKARALSLNAEENGSKLFCEEHQEEMKLFCENDKKLICVICRDALEHRNHSFQPIKEAVDIYKARVKSAIESVTKNKSDIEEIEQQQLRKISKVREESHSLQSHVTSQFAELHQIITEKEKYFLKDIRKDEQRILNLMEKNLREIQENLNSTQEELLCLQERMEQKGSVKFLETLDVETAHPRLEVSEDRKRVRRTGTRRSLPDTGKRFIVRAYVLGSEGFTSGRHYWEVEVAGSEGWRLGVAAESVERKGLVTLTPETGVWSIRRLDDKFVAVTSPLSRLPARPIPGRVGIYLSYESGTVSFYDADTKSHLHTFTGDKFTEKLYPFFALWGENQWLRICSGSAPCQ; encoded by the exons atggcttcgaaagataaggtcgagagtttaaccgaggaggcagtttgtcccatctgcctggatttcttcaccgacccggttatactggagtgcgggcacaacttctgccgctcctgtatcacacagagttggggcaGGGAGAGgacaaactcctgcccggaatgtagagaggagtttgcagaccgcaccctcaaagtCAATCGGGCGTTGGCGAGACTGtctgagaaagctcgagcactgagcctgaatgCAGAAGAGAATGGAAGTAAACttttctgcgaggaacatcaggaagaaatgaagctgttttgtgaaaatgacaagaaactgatctgtgtgatttgtcgagatgcgctggaacacagaaaccacagcttccagccgattaaagaagctgttgatatCTACAAG gctcgggtaaaatcggccatagaatctgtcacgaaaaataaatctgatatcgaagaaatagaacagcaacaactacgaaagatttccaaagttcgg gaagagtcgcacagccttcagtcccatgtcacatcccagtttgctgaactgcaccagattatcacggagaaagaaaagtacttcctcaaagatatcCGCAAAGACGAGCAGCGGATTCTAAatctaatggagaaaaatcttcgggagattcaagagaatttaaattctaccCAGGAGGAACTCCTGTGTTTACAGGAACGGATGGAACAAAAAGGCAGCGTGAAATTTCTAGAG accctggatgtggaaacagcgcatccgcggctcgaggtgtctgaggatcggaagagggtgagacggaccgggacccggaggagtctccctgacaccgggaagaggtttatagTCCGGGCgtatgtgctgggatcggagggattcacatcggggagacattactgggaggtggaggtggcggggagtgagggctggagactgggagtcgccgcagagtctgtggagaggaagggactggtcacactgaccccggagactggagtctggagcatcaggcggttgGATGACAAGTTTgttgcagtcacctcccctctatcccgtctccccgcccgtcccatccccgggagggtgggaatttatctcagttacgagtccgggacagtttcattttacgacgcggacaccaagtcccatctccacaccttcactggggataaattcacggagaaactttatcctttcttcgcgcTCTGGGGTGaaaaccagtggctgagaatctgctccggttccgctccgtgtcAGTAA